From a region of the Geothrix sp. 21YS21S-2 genome:
- a CDS encoding 4Fe-4S dicluster domain-containing protein, translated as MSHLTLKESYTTLSERLNRFPQGAPPGDLLFRILEVLFTPEEAGLVALLPIRPFTAEAAGKVWKKPVLEARKTLEALASRGMLLDMEIRGEQLFVLPPPMAGFFEFSMMRVGNGYDQKLLAELFHQYLNVEEDFVKALFAGGETQLGRVFVNERALPDRQLQVLDYERAGEVIRTATHMGVGTCYCRHKMEHLGRACKAPMDICMTFSTTAQSLIKHGIARRVDASEGLDLLDQARDHNLVQFGENVRERVAFICNCCGCCCEAMLAAKRFANLNPVATTNFLPRVAQEACDGCGKCVAACPVEAMGLVSAGDPARPRRMKARLDADLCLGCGVCVRTCAKGSLVLEPRAARVITPVTTAHRAVLMAIERGKLQNLIFDNQAHWNHRAMAAILGVILRLPPIRQVMASRQMKSRYLDRLLATGTPVHREH; from the coding sequence ATGTCCCACCTGACCCTCAAGGAAAGCTACACGACCCTCTCGGAACGTCTCAACCGGTTCCCCCAGGGCGCTCCCCCGGGGGACCTGCTCTTCCGGATCCTGGAGGTGCTCTTCACGCCGGAGGAGGCCGGACTGGTGGCGCTCCTGCCCATCAGGCCCTTCACGGCCGAGGCCGCGGGGAAGGTGTGGAAGAAGCCGGTCCTGGAAGCGAGGAAGACCCTGGAGGCGCTGGCCTCGCGGGGCATGCTCCTGGACATGGAGATCCGGGGGGAGCAGCTGTTCGTGCTGCCTCCGCCCATGGCGGGCTTTTTCGAGTTCTCCATGATGCGGGTGGGCAACGGCTACGACCAGAAGCTCCTGGCGGAGCTCTTCCACCAGTACCTGAACGTGGAGGAGGACTTCGTCAAGGCCCTCTTCGCGGGCGGGGAGACCCAGCTGGGGCGGGTCTTCGTGAACGAGAGGGCCCTGCCGGACCGCCAGCTGCAGGTTCTCGACTACGAGAGGGCCGGCGAGGTGATCCGCACCGCCACCCACATGGGCGTGGGCACCTGCTACTGCCGGCACAAGATGGAGCACCTCGGCAGGGCGTGCAAGGCGCCCATGGACATCTGCATGACCTTCAGCACCACGGCCCAGAGCCTCATCAAGCACGGCATCGCGCGCAGGGTGGACGCGAGCGAGGGCCTGGACCTCCTGGACCAGGCCCGGGACCACAACCTGGTTCAGTTCGGCGAGAACGTCCGGGAGCGGGTGGCCTTCATCTGCAACTGCTGCGGCTGCTGCTGCGAGGCGATGCTCGCGGCCAAGCGGTTCGCCAACCTCAACCCGGTGGCCACCACCAACTTCCTGCCCCGGGTGGCCCAGGAGGCCTGCGACGGGTGCGGCAAGTGCGTGGCGGCGTGCCCGGTGGAGGCCATGGGCCTGGTGTCCGCGGGCGACCCCGCGAGGCCCCGGCGCATGAAGGCGCGCCTGGACGCGGACCTGTGCCTGGGGTGCGGGGTCTGCGTGCGCACCTGCGCCAAGGGCTCCCTGGTGCTCGAGCCCCGCGCGGCCCGGGTGATCACGCCGGTCACCACGGCCCACCGCGCCGTGCTCATGGCCATCGAACGGGGCAAACTTCAGAATCTCATCTTCGACAACCAGGCCCATTGGAACCATCGCGCCATGGCTGCCATCCTGGGGGTGATCCTGAGGCTGCCGCCCATCAGGCAGGTCATGGCCAGCCGGCAGATGAAGTCCAGGTACCTCGACCGCCTCCTGGCGACCGGCACGCCCGTCCACAGGGAACATTGA
- a CDS encoding S9 family peptidase gives MDFRLTAALTRAAAPGHVVVLAHGFKGFMDWGCWPWVAERFAKAGVSCLRFNFSHNGIGGDPQAFTELERFQANTFTREVGELRAAVRAAGDLPGTERVSLLGHSRGGAIALLASEGVSSVVTWASLAGLEDLHGFRGQEEAWRRDGFVEARNARTGQVMRLGAALLEDWEAHRKELDVEAALARFVAGGGRATAIHGSADPAVPLAHARRLEKAGARLVVVEGADHTFGSTHPFQAEPPAALRRAMEATLASL, from the coding sequence GTGGATTTTCGACTGACGGCCGCGCTCACCCGCGCAGCGGCCCCGGGCCACGTGGTGGTCCTCGCGCACGGCTTCAAGGGGTTCATGGACTGGGGCTGCTGGCCCTGGGTGGCGGAACGTTTCGCCAAGGCAGGCGTCTCGTGCCTCCGGTTCAATTTCAGCCACAACGGCATCGGCGGGGATCCCCAGGCCTTCACCGAGCTGGAGCGCTTCCAGGCCAACACCTTCACCCGGGAGGTGGGGGAGCTGCGCGCGGCGGTCCGCGCCGCCGGGGACCTCCCCGGCACGGAGCGCGTCTCCCTCCTGGGCCACAGCCGCGGCGGCGCCATCGCGCTGCTCGCCTCGGAGGGGGTGTCCAGCGTCGTGACCTGGGCGTCCCTGGCGGGGCTGGAGGACCTCCACGGGTTCCGCGGCCAGGAGGAGGCCTGGCGCCGGGACGGCTTCGTGGAGGCGCGCAACGCCCGCACCGGCCAGGTCATGCGCCTGGGGGCGGCCCTCCTGGAGGACTGGGAGGCCCACCGGAAGGAGCTGGACGTGGAGGCCGCCCTGGCGCGCTTCGTGGCCGGAGGCGGCAGGGCCACGGCCATCCACGGCAGCGCAGACCCCGCCGTGCCCCTGGCCCATGCCCGCCGCCTCGAGAAGGCCGGGGCGCGCCTGGTGGTCGTGGAGGGCGCCGACCATACCTTCGGCTCCACGCACCCGTTCCAGGCCGAACCCCCCGCGGCCCTGCGGAGGGCCATGGAGGCGACGCTGGCTAGCTTGTGA
- a CDS encoding PAS domain S-box protein: protein MDPLQPPDVPSQVPPPSGAGPELPRDALLDSLRESEFFFRESQRAAKIGSYKMDIQKGTWLSSEVLDSIFGIGPDYPRTVEGWLEIVHPADKEIMNRHLAEDVIGQRQPFSREYRVIRKSDGEVRWLNGLGEVTFAADGTPLTMIGTIQDVTERRLAEEALAEAHEFNEQIIRSTQEGIIVYGLDLAYQVFNPFMERISGVPAAEVIGRHPWEVFPWLEEAGVLPRLEAALRGESVDAVEFPYRTAAGSGWASDSSSALRNAQGRIIGVIGMVRDITEARRAEEERRTLNAQLQHAQKMESLGSLAGGVAHDLNNVLGAILGMATAHLELQPPDSPAHRAFATITKAAQRGGKTLKSLLNFARQNPAEERELDLNALLREEVHLLERTTLARVRLELELEAGLPAIMGDPGALTHVFMNLCVNAVDAMPEGGTLTLRTRREGAGWVQASVEDSGCGMPPDVLERAMDPFFTTKALGKGTGLGLSMVYSTIKAHQGRMEIRSEPGRGTWVGLWFPVRSGEARTQDVPASLPKAPGRALSVLVVDDDELIRETLQAVLEALGHSPTLAFRGEEALAMLEAGFRPDAVILDVNMPGLGGKGTLPALRALCPGLPVLLATGRADQASLDLAKAHAGVAMLPKPFGKRELQELLVKVTS from the coding sequence ATGGACCCCCTCCAGCCGCCAGACGTCCCATCCCAGGTTCCGCCGCCTTCCGGCGCCGGGCCGGAGCTGCCCCGGGACGCACTCCTGGATTCCCTCCGCGAGAGCGAGTTCTTCTTCAGGGAGTCCCAGCGGGCCGCCAAGATCGGGTCCTACAAGATGGACATCCAGAAGGGCACATGGCTGTCCTCGGAAGTGCTGGATTCGATCTTCGGGATCGGCCCGGACTACCCCCGGACCGTCGAGGGTTGGCTGGAAATCGTGCACCCCGCCGACAAGGAGATTATGAACCGCCACCTGGCGGAGGACGTGATCGGCCAGCGACAGCCCTTCTCCAGGGAGTACCGGGTGATCCGGAAGAGCGACGGGGAGGTGCGCTGGCTCAACGGCCTGGGCGAGGTGACCTTCGCCGCGGACGGCACGCCCCTCACGATGATCGGGACCATCCAGGACGTCACGGAACGCAGGCTCGCCGAGGAGGCGCTGGCCGAGGCTCACGAGTTCAACGAGCAGATCATCCGCAGCACGCAGGAGGGGATCATCGTCTACGGCCTCGACCTGGCCTACCAGGTCTTCAACCCGTTCATGGAACGGATCTCCGGCGTGCCCGCGGCCGAGGTCATCGGCAGGCACCCCTGGGAGGTGTTCCCCTGGCTGGAGGAAGCGGGGGTGCTCCCGAGGCTGGAGGCGGCCCTGCGGGGCGAATCCGTGGACGCGGTGGAGTTCCCCTACCGCACGGCCGCGGGATCCGGGTGGGCCTCGGACAGCAGCAGCGCCCTCCGGAACGCCCAGGGAAGGATCATCGGGGTGATCGGCATGGTCCGCGACATCACCGAGGCCCGGCGCGCCGAGGAAGAACGGCGGACCCTGAACGCCCAGCTGCAGCACGCCCAGAAGATGGAGAGCCTGGGCAGCCTGGCGGGCGGCGTGGCCCACGATCTCAACAACGTGCTGGGCGCCATCCTGGGCATGGCCACGGCCCACCTGGAGCTGCAGCCCCCGGACTCCCCGGCCCACCGGGCCTTCGCGACCATCACCAAGGCCGCCCAGCGGGGGGGGAAGACCCTCAAGAGCCTCCTCAACTTCGCGCGCCAGAATCCCGCCGAGGAGCGCGAACTGGACCTGAACGCCCTCCTGCGGGAGGAGGTCCATCTCCTCGAGCGCACCACCCTGGCCCGGGTGCGGCTTGAACTGGAACTGGAGGCGGGCCTGCCTGCGATCATGGGCGACCCCGGCGCCCTGACCCACGTCTTCATGAACCTCTGCGTGAACGCGGTGGACGCCATGCCGGAGGGGGGCACCCTCACCCTCCGCACCCGGCGGGAGGGGGCGGGCTGGGTCCAGGCCTCGGTGGAGGATTCGGGCTGCGGCATGCCCCCGGACGTTCTGGAACGGGCCATGGATCCCTTCTTCACCACCAAGGCCCTGGGCAAGGGCACCGGGCTCGGGCTCTCCATGGTCTACAGCACCATAAAGGCCCACCAGGGGCGCATGGAGATCCGGAGCGAGCCGGGCCGCGGCACGTGGGTGGGCCTGTGGTTCCCCGTGCGCAGCGGCGAGGCGCGGACCCAGGACGTTCCGGCTTCGCTCCCCAAGGCCCCCGGCCGGGCCCTGAGCGTGCTCGTGGTGGACGACGACGAGCTGATCCGGGAGACGCTGCAGGCGGTCCTGGAAGCGCTGGGGCACAGCCCGACCCTGGCCTTCCGGGGGGAGGAGGCCCTGGCGATGCTGGAAGCCGGGTTCAGGCCGGATGCGGTGATCCTGGACGTGAACATGCCCGGCCTGGGCGGGAAGGGCACCCTCCCGGCCCTGCGCGCCCTGTGCCCCGGCCTGCCGGTGCTGCTGGCCACGGGGCGGGCCGATCAGGCCTCCCTGGACCTGGCCAAGGCGCACGCCGGGGTCGCCATGCTGCCCAAGCCCTTCGGCAAGCGGGAGCTGCAGGAGCTCCTGGTGAAGGTCACAAGCTAG
- the amrB gene encoding AmmeMemoRadiSam system protein B, which translates to MRTSQTLCAAFAAAVLSAQAAPTPAAPAAPPTLAETRRAMGIPSSGDLRGQQDAVGFASRADQMAKVWELSATPPAPELLGPRPAPGVAGVICPHDDYLYAGRVYREVLPLVKARTVVLVGVFHKYRRYGATDVMAIDPYRAWRSPDGEIRVSPLRDEVVAALPPGDVARDAAWSDSEHSLEAIAYWLRHQDPAVEILPVILPSASFGRLEAMAGEFGRALAAGMKKRGWILGRDVAVVISSDGIHYGADFRYTPYGEGGAGPFQKAMDRDRQLLRGPLAGPVSAAKARDFFEAMVDPARPDTYRMPWCGRFSVPFGLMALEAASCGLGLGVPAGMPVAFGASVDAPELPVKALGMGATAPANLYHFVSYPAVAYVND; encoded by the coding sequence ATGCGAACCTCCCAGACGCTCTGCGCGGCCTTCGCCGCCGCGGTCCTTTCGGCCCAGGCGGCACCGACCCCGGCGGCTCCCGCGGCCCCGCCCACCCTGGCGGAGACCCGCAGGGCCATGGGCATCCCCTCCTCCGGAGACCTGCGCGGCCAGCAGGATGCCGTGGGCTTCGCCTCCCGGGCCGACCAGATGGCCAAGGTGTGGGAGCTTTCGGCCACCCCTCCGGCGCCCGAGCTCCTGGGCCCCAGGCCCGCCCCCGGCGTGGCGGGGGTCATCTGCCCTCACGACGACTACCTGTACGCGGGCCGGGTCTACCGGGAAGTCCTGCCGCTGGTGAAGGCCCGCACCGTGGTGCTGGTCGGCGTGTTCCACAAGTACCGGCGCTACGGCGCTACGGACGTCATGGCCATCGACCCCTACCGGGCCTGGCGTTCCCCCGACGGGGAGATCCGCGTGTCCCCCCTGCGGGACGAGGTGGTGGCGGCCCTCCCCCCCGGCGACGTCGCGCGGGACGCCGCCTGGTCCGACAGCGAGCACTCCCTGGAAGCCATCGCCTACTGGCTCAGGCACCAGGACCCCGCCGTGGAGATCCTTCCCGTGATCCTTCCCTCGGCCTCCTTCGGGCGGCTGGAGGCCATGGCCGGCGAATTCGGGCGGGCCCTGGCCGCGGGCATGAAAAAGCGCGGCTGGATCCTGGGCAGGGATGTGGCCGTCGTCATCTCCTCGGACGGCATCCACTACGGCGCCGACTTCCGCTACACCCCCTACGGCGAGGGCGGCGCCGGCCCCTTCCAGAAGGCCATGGACCGCGACCGGCAGCTCCTGCGGGGCCCCCTGGCGGGGCCCGTCAGCGCCGCCAAGGCCCGGGATTTCTTCGAGGCGATGGTGGACCCGGCCCGTCCCGACACCTACCGGATGCCCTGGTGCGGGCGGTTCTCGGTGCCGTTCGGGCTGATGGCCCTGGAGGCCGCGTCCTGCGGGCTGGGCCTCGGGGTCCCCGCGGGGATGCCCGTCGCCTTCGGCGCCTCGGTGGACGCGCCCGAGCTGCCCGTGAAGGCCCTGGGCATGGGAGCGACGGCGCCGGCGAACCTCTACCACTTCGTAAGCTATCCGGCCGTAGCGTATGTGAACGATTGA
- a CDS encoding molybdopterin cofactor-binding domain-containing protein, translated as MKRRDFLRTAGAAGIFVSFPVFGQEPEKIPAKLPGYPADFNAYLRIGPDGRVGCFVGKVEMGQGNMTSLAQLAAEELDVPVDRVDMTMGDTDLCPWDIGTFGSLSIWQFGPVLRAAAAEARAVLVQLASERLGEPAERLHVEDGVVSVAGYPSRKATYGQLVEGRKIERHVQGAPVKPASAFKVVGKDAKRLDGLRKVTGAAKYAADFALPGMLHACVLRPPAHGAKLASADTSAAERLPGVRVIRDGDLVAVLHAHPDLAREALALVKARYLPSPSTLDDANIYDHLSKAAPAPKGVGAKGSLEAGEAAATRKLEAVYRHAYGAHAAIEPHAAVAKWEGGRLTVWASTQAPFIVKSQVAQALGLAARDVHIAAPFVGGGFGGKTEGPQAVEAARLARAAGCPVQVAWDRREEFFLDTFRPAAVVTVRSGLDKAGRIPFWDHLVVGAGDGESPTFYDIPHQRIRAAGSWYGGNPAGLHPFAVGAWRAPASNTNVFARESHMDALAALAKADPVEFRLRHIKDPRIAAALKAAAEAFGWKTAPAPSGRGFGVACAIHRNTVVAAMAEVAVDRKTGAVTVRRVTVAQDMGVVVNPTGARQQVEGCVTMGLGYALHEEVRFRNGEVLDVNLDTYHVPRFSDVPPVETVLIPNPRLVAQGGGEPAIIVMGALIANAVHDATGVRLRQLPMTPERVRKALG; from the coding sequence ATGAAGCGCCGGGACTTCCTCAGGACGGCGGGGGCCGCCGGGATCTTCGTGTCGTTCCCGGTCTTCGGCCAGGAGCCGGAGAAGATCCCCGCCAAGCTCCCGGGCTATCCCGCCGACTTCAACGCCTACCTCAGGATCGGCCCGGACGGGCGCGTGGGCTGCTTCGTGGGCAAGGTCGAGATGGGGCAGGGCAACATGACCAGCCTGGCCCAGCTGGCCGCGGAGGAGCTGGACGTTCCCGTGGACCGCGTGGACATGACCATGGGCGACACGGACCTCTGCCCCTGGGACATCGGGACCTTCGGATCGCTGAGCATCTGGCAGTTCGGGCCCGTGCTGCGCGCGGCGGCGGCCGAGGCCCGGGCCGTGCTGGTGCAGCTGGCCTCGGAGCGCCTGGGCGAACCCGCGGAGCGGCTTCATGTGGAGGACGGCGTGGTGTCGGTGGCGGGCTACCCCTCCCGGAAGGCCACGTACGGCCAGCTGGTGGAGGGCAGGAAGATCGAGCGCCACGTGCAGGGCGCCCCGGTCAAGCCGGCCTCCGCGTTCAAGGTCGTGGGCAAGGACGCAAAGCGCCTCGACGGTCTCCGGAAGGTGACGGGCGCGGCCAAGTACGCCGCGGACTTCGCGCTGCCGGGAATGCTCCACGCCTGCGTCCTCCGGCCTCCCGCGCACGGAGCGAAGCTGGCCTCGGCGGACACCTCCGCGGCCGAAAGGCTGCCCGGAGTCCGGGTGATCCGGGACGGGGACCTGGTGGCGGTGCTCCACGCCCACCCCGACCTGGCCCGGGAGGCCCTTGCCCTCGTGAAGGCGAGGTACCTTCCCTCGCCCTCCACCCTGGACGACGCCAACATCTACGACCATCTGTCCAAGGCCGCGCCGGCCCCCAAGGGCGTGGGCGCCAAGGGCTCCCTGGAGGCCGGGGAGGCCGCCGCGACCCGGAAGCTCGAGGCCGTCTACCGCCACGCCTACGGCGCCCACGCGGCCATCGAGCCCCATGCCGCCGTGGCGAAGTGGGAGGGGGGCCGCCTGACGGTGTGGGCCTCGACCCAGGCCCCCTTCATCGTGAAGTCGCAGGTGGCCCAGGCCCTGGGCCTGGCGGCCCGGGACGTGCACATCGCCGCCCCCTTCGTGGGCGGCGGCTTCGGCGGCAAGACCGAGGGCCCCCAGGCCGTGGAGGCCGCGCGCCTGGCCCGGGCCGCGGGCTGCCCCGTGCAGGTGGCCTGGGACCGCAGGGAGGAGTTCTTCCTGGACACCTTCCGCCCCGCCGCCGTGGTGACGGTGCGTTCCGGCCTGGACAAGGCCGGGCGCATCCCCTTCTGGGACCACCTCGTCGTCGGCGCCGGGGACGGGGAATCCCCCACCTTCTATGACATCCCCCACCAGCGGATCCGCGCCGCGGGCAGCTGGTACGGGGGCAACCCCGCGGGGCTCCACCCCTTCGCCGTCGGGGCCTGGCGCGCGCCCGCCTCCAACACCAACGTCTTCGCCCGGGAGTCCCACATGGACGCCCTGGCCGCCCTGGCCAAGGCCGATCCGGTGGAGTTCCGGCTGAGGCACATCAAGGACCCGCGCATCGCCGCCGCCCTCAAGGCGGCCGCGGAGGCCTTCGGCTGGAAGACGGCCCCCGCCCCGAGCGGCCGGGGCTTCGGCGTGGCCTGCGCCATCCACCGCAACACCGTGGTGGCCGCCATGGCCGAGGTGGCCGTGGACCGGAAGACCGGGGCCGTGACCGTCAGGCGGGTGACCGTGGCCCAGGACATGGGCGTGGTGGTGAACCCCACCGGGGCGCGCCAGCAGGTGGAGGGCTGCGTGACCATGGGCCTGGGCTACGCCCTCCACGAGGAGGTGCGTTTCCGCAACGGGGAGGTGCTGGACGTGAACCTCGACACCTACCACGTGCCCCGCTTCTCCGACGTGCCCCCCGTGGAGACGGTGCTCATCCCCAACCCGCGGCTGGTCGCCCAGGGCGGGGGCGAGCCGGCCATCATCGTCATGGGCGCGCTCATCGCCAACGCCGTCCACGACGCCACCGGCGTTCGCCTCCGGCAGCTGCCCATGACCCCGGAGCGGGTGAGGAAGGCGCTAGGATAG
- a CDS encoding (2Fe-2S)-binding protein — MPISFNLNGKKVSVDAAGSRMLAYVLRGDLGLTGTKVGCGAGICGACTVLVDGEAARSCSTPLEAVAGREVTTIEGLERSGALHAVQEAFLAHTAFQCGFCTPGMILNACALLRKNPRPTREQIAQAMEGNLCRCGTHGRILDAVQDAAKGGAR, encoded by the coding sequence ATGCCGATCTCATTCAATCTCAACGGAAAGAAGGTCTCCGTGGACGCCGCCGGATCCCGGATGCTGGCCTACGTGCTGCGCGGCGACCTGGGGCTCACCGGGACCAAGGTGGGCTGCGGCGCGGGCATCTGCGGCGCGTGCACGGTGCTGGTGGACGGCGAGGCGGCGCGGTCCTGCTCCACGCCCCTGGAGGCCGTGGCGGGCAGGGAGGTGACCACCATCGAGGGCCTGGAGCGCTCCGGCGCCCTCCACGCCGTGCAGGAGGCCTTCCTGGCCCACACCGCCTTCCAGTGCGGGTTCTGCACCCCTGGCATGATCCTCAACGCCTGCGCCCTGCTCCGGAAGAACCCCAGGCCGACCCGCGAACAGATCGCCCAGGCCATGGAGGGCAACCTGTGCCGCTGCGGGACCCACGGGAGGATCCTGGACGCCGTCCAGGACGCCGCGAAGGGAGGTGCGCGATGA
- a CDS encoding ABC transporter ATP-binding protein, with product MPLLEAVGVGKRYDARWVLKDLDLAVEKGERVALLGPSGCGKTTLLNLLGGLDRPDEGRTLFRGEDLAAAAPARLARLRRECLGTVFQFFHLVPTLTARENVELPLQLLGWARPALEARVAELMEAVGLGDRASAWPREMSGGEMQRVAVARALAARPALLLADEPTGNLDSASGERVLDLLAALTEREGAALVMVTHSDAAASMCHRVVRMKDGRIVDPAT from the coding sequence ATGCCGCTCCTGGAGGCCGTGGGGGTCGGCAAGCGGTACGACGCGCGCTGGGTGCTCAAGGACCTGGACCTGGCCGTGGAGAAGGGTGAGCGCGTGGCCCTGCTGGGCCCCTCCGGCTGCGGCAAGACCACCCTCCTGAACCTCCTGGGCGGCCTGGACCGCCCCGACGAGGGCCGCACCCTCTTCCGGGGCGAGGACCTCGCCGCTGCCGCCCCGGCGCGGCTGGCGCGGCTCCGCCGGGAGTGCCTGGGCACGGTCTTCCAGTTCTTCCACCTGGTGCCCACCCTCACGGCCCGGGAGAACGTCGAACTGCCCCTCCAGCTCCTGGGCTGGGCCCGGCCCGCCCTGGAGGCCCGCGTGGCCGAACTCATGGAGGCCGTGGGCCTGGGGGACCGGGCCTCGGCCTGGCCCCGGGAGATGTCGGGCGGGGAGATGCAGCGGGTGGCCGTGGCCCGGGCCCTGGCCGCGAGGCCCGCGCTCCTGCTGGCCGACGAACCCACCGGAAACCTGGACAGCGCCAGCGGGGAACGGGTGCTGGACCTCCTGGCGGCGCTGACGGAGCGGGAGGGGGCGGCCCTGGTCATGGTGACCCACTCCGACGCCGCGGCCTCCATGTGCCACCGCGTCGTCCGCATGAAGGACGGCCGCATCGTGGACCCCGCGACGTGA
- a CDS encoding FtsX-like permease family protein, giving the protein MNGLHARLVWRPLRLEAGRAFLAVLAVSLGVSVFLAIRLANRAAVASFEGFAQGVGTGAEWTVKAPFGPLAENDLRRLESLRSDLWIRPVLEGSFCRTGPGGVETFQILATDLVGLGGGGAGGDGGLLDPASVLVSAALGPEKTLEGFVDGRAVTLRVAGRIPEVPERPPVQRNLLVMDLPAAQALLHRPGQLDRLDLGLLPGRRATAERIAAALPPGWALEAAEQRASSARAMSGVFRLNLTVLSLIALAVGAYLLFQAFDATVNRRRETWALLQALGCPRGRILGFVLAEAAILGGLGSLLGIGLGWAGAQGAVRFVARTMEALYGAASARSAALGAPEAAAAFVLGTLTCLLAAWVPARRAAATPPVQLLARGAGARPMRWKPLALAGFCILGAGLAVAFLPRLAQGTLWHAYLGSALVLFGGSLAAVALLPLIGLPGRATRSWGLRLALRPLGNPTGRHGFAAAALAVAVGMTVGMGVMVRSFEATVEGWIGDSLRADIYVAPLGSGGAGSRHRIPPEEAAALQADPGVAAVDRYQAVPFTFRGQITSLATGDFQVLGTRGRLPMIQGGTSAEVLSRIHRDGLGDPGAVVSETFSRRFGVRVGDVLQLAPGRAATLRGVYGDYGNERGSLILDRPVFLAWVGDDRAASLALYLRPGVPAEDAARRLAAAHPGLLIRSNLALRTQVERIFHQTFAITYALEVIGLAVALAGLMQSLAGLALARRGDIWTLRALGGGDAAITLVLLGEGCGVALAGCLGGLGLGLLLSRILVQVLNPQAFGWTLAYHLPWGFLGGLSGLCLLFAGALLMPVARWAARLPADRQAEEGAS; this is encoded by the coding sequence GTGAACGGCCTCCACGCCCGCCTCGTGTGGCGCCCCCTGCGCCTGGAGGCGGGCCGGGCCTTCCTGGCCGTGCTGGCCGTGTCGCTGGGGGTCTCGGTGTTCCTGGCCATCCGCCTCGCCAACCGCGCCGCGGTGGCCAGCTTCGAAGGCTTCGCCCAGGGCGTGGGCACCGGCGCCGAATGGACCGTGAAGGCCCCCTTCGGGCCCCTGGCCGAGAACGACCTGAGGCGCCTGGAGTCCCTGCGGAGCGACCTGTGGATCCGGCCGGTGCTGGAGGGGAGCTTCTGCCGCACCGGGCCAGGCGGCGTGGAGACCTTCCAGATACTTGCCACGGATCTGGTGGGCCTGGGCGGCGGAGGCGCGGGGGGCGACGGCGGCCTCCTGGATCCCGCGTCGGTGCTGGTGTCGGCGGCCCTGGGCCCGGAGAAGACGCTGGAGGGGTTCGTGGACGGGCGGGCCGTGACGCTGCGCGTGGCGGGGCGGATTCCCGAAGTGCCGGAGCGGCCCCCGGTGCAGCGCAACCTGCTGGTGATGGACCTGCCCGCCGCCCAGGCCCTCCTGCATAGGCCGGGCCAACTGGACCGCCTGGACCTGGGCCTCCTCCCGGGGCGGCGCGCCACCGCCGAACGCATCGCCGCGGCCCTGCCCCCGGGCTGGGCCCTGGAGGCCGCGGAGCAGCGCGCCAGCAGTGCCCGGGCCATGAGCGGGGTCTTCCGCCTGAACCTCACGGTGCTCTCCCTCATCGCCCTGGCGGTGGGGGCCTACCTGCTCTTCCAGGCTTTCGACGCCACGGTCAACCGCCGCCGGGAGACCTGGGCCCTCCTCCAGGCCCTGGGCTGCCCCCGGGGGCGCATCCTGGGGTTCGTACTGGCGGAGGCGGCCATCCTGGGCGGCCTGGGCAGCCTCCTGGGCATCGGCCTGGGCTGGGCCGGGGCCCAGGGGGCGGTGCGGTTCGTGGCGCGGACCATGGAGGCGCTGTACGGCGCCGCCTCGGCCCGCTCCGCGGCCCTGGGCGCGCCTGAAGCGGCGGCGGCCTTCGTGCTGGGGACGCTCACCTGCCTCCTGGCGGCGTGGGTCCCGGCGCGCCGCGCCGCGGCCACGCCGCCGGTGCAGCTCCTGGCGCGCGGGGCTGGCGCCCGTCCCATGCGCTGGAAGCCCCTCGCCCTGGCGGGCTTCTGCATCCTGGGCGCAGGCCTCGCCGTGGCCTTCCTGCCGAGGCTGGCCCAGGGCACCCTCTGGCACGCCTACCTGGGCTCGGCCCTGGTGCTCTTCGGCGGAAGCCTCGCGGCCGTGGCCCTGCTGCCCCTCATCGGCCTTCCGGGGCGCGCCACCCGCTCCTGGGGCCTGCGCCTTGCCCTGCGGCCCCTGGGCAACCCCACCGGCCGCCACGGGTTCGCCGCGGCGGCCCTCGCCGTGGCCGTGGGCATGACCGTGGGCATGGGGGTGATGGTGCGCAGCTTCGAGGCCACCGTGGAGGGGTGGATCGGCGACAGCCTCCGGGCCGACATCTATGTGGCGCCCCTGGGCTCCGGCGGCGCCGGCTCGCGCCACCGCATCCCCCCGGAGGAGGCCGCCGCCCTCCAGGCCGATCCCGGCGTCGCGGCCGTCGACCGCTACCAGGCCGTGCCCTTCACGTTCCGGGGCCAGATCACCAGCCTGGCCACGGGCGACTTCCAGGTGCTGGGCACCCGGGGCCGCCTGCCCATGATCCAGGGCGGGACCAGCGCCGAGGTGCTCTCCCGCATCCACCGCGACGGCCTTGGCGACCCCGGGGCCGTGGTCAGCGAGACGTTCTCGCGCCGCTTCGGGGTGCGGGTGGGGGACGTGCTGCAGCTCGCCCCCGGGCGCGCCGCGACGCTGCGCGGCGTCTACGGCGACTACGGCAACGAGCGGGGCAGCCTCATCCTGGACCGCCCCGTCTTCCTGGCCTGGGTGGGCGACGACAGGGCCGCGAGCCTGGCGCTGTACCTGCGGCCGGGGGTGCCGGCGGAGGACGCCGCGCGGCGCCTGGCGGCGGCGCACCCGGGCCTCCTGATCCGCTCCAACCTCGCCCTGCGCACCCAGGTGGAGCGCATCTTCCACCAGACCTTCGCCATCACGTACGCCCTGGAGGTGATCGGACTCGCGGTGGCCCTGGCGGGCCTGATGCAGTCCCTGGCCGGCCTGGCCCTGGCGCGGAGGGGCGACATCTGGACCCTGCGGGCCCTGGGCGGCGGGGATGCCGCCATCACCCTGGTGCTGCTGGGGGAGGGCTGCGGGGTGGCACTGGCGGGGTGCCTGGGCGGCCTGGGCCTGGGGCTCCTCCTGTCCCGGATCCTGGTGCAGGTGCTCAACCCCCAGGCCTTCGGCTGGACCCTGGCGTACCACCTGCCCTGGGGCTTCCTGGGCGGGCTCTCGGGCCTCTGCCTCCTCTTCGCGGGCGCCCTGCTGATGCCGGTGGCGCGCTGGGCCGCGAGGCTTCCCGCCGACCGCCAGGCCGAGGAGGGCGCCTCGTGA